A segment of the Salmo trutta chromosome 3, fSalTru1.1, whole genome shotgun sequence genome:
ctactgtaaattggacagtgcagttagattaacgagaatttaaactttctgcccatataagacgtGTCTATGTTCCCGAAAGTGttctgttacttacaacgtcattctagtcacattagcaaACGTTAGCTCACGTTAGCATCAACCGccccggtatagggacaccggtcccgtagaggttaaatcttttgttttgcccattcaccctctgaatggtacatatAAACAATGCCTCAAGacataaaaatccttctttaatctgtctcctccccttcatctacactgattgaagtggattgaacaagtgacatcaataagggatcatagctttcacctggattcacctggtcagtctaaatcatggtaagagcaggtattcataatgttttgtatactcagtgtgtagGGACTAATGCTGCTTTCGTAACCAAGTGGGAGGAGGGAATTGACCcgttgtgaagtcgtaaataccagttggatgcattcacgtgCTTTGAACTTGTTGAGAAACGCTTACTGGCTAATGGCCATCAAGCTACATAAACCATAAACTAttagtacagctatcatgcttgttAACAAtttatggtttaaaaaaaaaatagtagaattctttaaaaaaattcagttttgttgttgcatttaactgccggaaattctgttgtcaagattatttccttagtaggtgacgtCATAGATCAACATGTGGGAGCTCATGTCACGTTCAAAACTGCTGGGAACTGGGAACTCAGAGCTCAGAAATCTCCAACAtccgacttcagtgcattcaagataactgggaactctgaaaaaactaGCTCCGACTAGGATTTTTTGTTAACAgtcatcttttatttatttaactaggcaagtcagttaagaacaaattcttatttacaatgatggcctaccctggccaaaacctaaccatgctgggccaattgtgagccgccctatgggactcccaatcaaggccggttgtgatacagcctggaatcaaaccagggtctgtagtgacacctctagcactgagatgcagtgccttagactgctgcgccactcaggaaccaactcggaattccaagtcaaaAACTCAAGCATCTTTCTTGAGCTCTaactttctgacctgaagatcactgacgtcatgaattgatctgttttttcccccccggatttcccagttgtcttgaaagcaccaatagaatgatagatgagtttcccactagtaattgcCAGTTGGAGGGCTGTTCAAGTGGAACGCAGCATGCAGATACAGGGTATACAAATTCAAGTGGCATTTGAGACCTCTCTCTAACCAATTAATTGTACACACGTTATGTTTTACGTGCTAGTCGGAACTTGGAAACTCTGACATTTCCGACCTGTTAACTGATTGAACGCGacacgtgtataactacaaccagttagcatgTCGGGCATTTCTGAGATTCCTAGTTCCGACTGGCACGTAAATGCGGCATATGAACGCAGCAAAAGCATCCAAGAGAGATTCTCGTTTGTAAATAAAGACcgtcctccatcctctctcctccgtgaccCGTGTTCAAGGAGCGTGTCATTTCGTTAgttgggtcgtcactagttactacAGCCACAAACTCATAAGCccagcctatttctacaattgatcttcttaaaatgttattttaaacctaaccttaaccctaaccttaaccatactgATAACCTTATGCCTTACCCTAAACTTAAATTAAGACTAAAaaggaaaaaaatgttttaatgaatTTGTACGATAATAGCcaattctgactttgtggctgtgctatctagTGGACATCCTTTAGTAGGCAAACAGAAGTGCCCTCTACTCAATAGACACCTTTCGTCGAGGATACTCATGTAAATCCTATTTTTAACGCATAATAATTTTTAAATCTGCTTTTGTTTTGTCAGAGGAGAAAAACATGCACACgtttaaaaacaatatgctacttATTGTTTTATTCATAAAAATGTCTTGCACAACTCACTTAATTGTTTTgatcactttacacatttatttgggGATTTCTGTGAACCTCATCTGCCTAATGACGCAGGAGTGGGGAATGGTTTCCAATAGTTACAATAGCCactattggaggagaaggtcagaggggcggaacctctggctttctcatccaatggattttgagaaggaggagaagaggcagGACGCAAGGAGATTCTCCCAATGAGTCTCTCTCAGGAATCGAATGCAGTACTGCACATGCGCAATGTTGTTTGCCCTACACTTGGTAAGTGGTGCCACATAGCGCACTGTGTGAAGTGTTCCTTTAATGCGCACGTTGAAATTTCATTGTGAACACTAAACAATCAGCAAACTTAGAAACAACTGTAGGGAGATTCGGGTTGTTATTTCAAGCAGTTCTTCTGACGTTTCCCGTCCTTCAGAGGATGCACACTGCTCAGAAGATCACGAAGGTTTTCATAACAAGACGCATCCCACAGGAGGGATTGAAGATTCTGTCACAGGCTGGAGTGTATGTAGCCAGCAGATCCGACTTGCTCGCTTACGGCTGCACTAGAGTCGGACAGCATTCCTGTGTATATTATGACACTGCAGAGATGGCACAAGATATGGCTCGGAAAACATATctcaatccagggatgagaaATGATTTGAATTCCAAATTGCCccattatcccaactgttacaccAAGAAGATTGAATGACTGCACATTTCTGGGAAACTGTCCTTATCACCCTCATGCTACATAGCAGAAGCCGCAGCAGCCATTTTGGAATGGCAGTGTCAGCCAATCTGCTCATCTGTTGTTCAACACGACCTGACATTCCATAATGGCTGCTGCTGCAACTGCTAGTTGACAAGAGGATGAAAACGGcagtttacatttgagtcatttagcagatgctcttatccagagcgacttacagtagtgaatgcatacatttcattaatgttttttttttttttgtactggccaccagtgggaatcaaacccacaaccttggcgttgcacacaccatgctggcgttgcaaacaccatgctctaccaactgagccacaggaaagaCTATTTAGGGAAGTTTATTTAAGTCTTCTTggtgtaacagttgggataatggGGCAATTCGGAATGTTGTCCGACCATAGTGCAGCTGTAAGCAAGCAGGTCAGATCTGCTGACGAGAGTGTGGTAACCTATAGCCAAGTACAACTAATATAGCCAAGTACATCTCAACTCCACGGAGTTGAGATATACTTGGCTAACTAGCCTAATGAGTTTTTCGTGCACTGTCACTTTTCATCTATCACGcatgcctgtgtctgtgtgacgTCTTAAGGATTTGTGTCATAGTAGTGCTACTTAATTCTAGTGCTAGTCTACTTACTGCTGTATAAATGCATCGCACACCTTTTCACACACATATGAAGTGGAGGGTAATTGTTACACCATGTGTTCTAAAAGTGAAAGTTCACTGCAGTTGTTTACGACCTCTTTTCCTGGTCACCTGTTATAGCAGGTACTCTGAACTTGTAATAAGGTTCCTAAGGTGTTCTAACACTTACAAACATCCATGCAACATGTCATAAAAGTAAAGAGGCATAATAAAGATTAAAGCGAAGGGTAAGGTCATCGATAAGGGGAAGAAAAAGAGACTGACACCTTGAAAAAACAGACAGACCATTCAGAATACATGGAGAATACTGTACGATGAAGGAAATGTTCCAAATTGTCTTTGACTCATCTTAATCTAGTCTCTCCCCTTTCACCTCCCATCTCCCTCGTTTCCATGGAAACAGATGTAAGGTTTCACTGTGGGACTCGGATGAGCCCGTTCCAAGGGCGGAGCTTCTGAAGGGCGTGGCGGGGGCCCATGGGCTGCTGTGTCTCCTGTCGGACAAGATCGACACTGAAGTTCTGGACGCAGCAGGTACACTGGACATAACCTGGATCAGATGAACTCAAACAGCACCTCTCAGTATTTTCCAATATATGGAATTTACGAGGCTGCTAGACATGTATTATACAGCATATGTGTTGTATGATAGTTCCCATTCTGTCTTTTCCTAACACGTAACTATGGATTTGTGTCCAGGTCCAAACCTGAAGGTGATAAGTACCTTATCTGTCGGATTTGACCACATGGCCATGGATGAGATCAAGAAACGGTAAGACCAACTATCAAATGCCTTAGCCTCACATCGAAGTCAGCAACTCTCATTGTGCCGTCCTCTCCATGTTCTGTGCAGTGGGGTGCGTGTGGGCTATACTCCAGACGTCCTGACTGATGCCACGGCGGAGCTGACCGTCGCCCTGCTCCTGGCTACAGCTCGGCGGCTACCAGAGGGCGTGGTGGAGGTTATAAAGTCAGAACCCAATAAACACACGGATACATTTCCTTCAATTAGACTCCAGCTCCAGAGGATCACTCTGACATGTTGTACAGTGATACTTTATGGATCCGTTGCCTAACCAAACTTCTATCTCAAATGAATATGAATACAACAGAATGTGTCCTCAATTCCCTTtttaaaaatctctctctctctttctctctctctcagtggaggCTGGAGCACCTGGAAACCTCTGTGGTTGTGTGGTTATGGTCTGTCAGGCAGCACTGTTGGTGTCATTGGACTGGGACGCATAGGTAGAGTGATGGTGATTGCTGGATTGACTTACTGGATTCTGTGACTCTTGCCCTTAGTGAGGTCTAAACAATCCATATAGTAGCTGAAAGGGCAGGACAAAAGGGTGTgtattcattgattgattgattgattgattgtctgGAGTCAATGCTGTTTTCCCTCAGGTATGGCCATAGCCAGGAGGCTGAAACCGTTTGGAGTGAAGAAGCTCCTGTACTCTGGAAGAACAGCCAAATCAAATGCTGCTGAAGTGGAGGGAGAATACGGTGAGCAGGGGTGGATGGGCTTGGGGAAACAGGAAGGTCCAAGAGGGTGAGAATCATATGAGATGTTTATTTGATTGTTTCTTCCTGCCCTCCTCTCTGTTGCAGTGCCCTTGGACACACTGGTGTCTGAGAGTGATTTTGTTGTGGTGTCCTGCGCCCTCACACCAGATACCCAGGGGCTGTGTAACAAGGATTTCTTCTGCAAGATGAAGAACACTGCTGTCTTCATCAACACCAGCAGGTACTCCATTAAACACGTAGAGCGGTGCCAAACCAACCACACGGACTGGGTTTTGAAATGAACAGTTCAAAGCTATAAATATAGAGCTAACttccactgtgtgtgtgatagGGGTGCAGTAGTGAACCAGGAGGATCTGTATCAGGCTCTGTCCAGTGGTCAGATAGCTTGCGCTGGGCTGGATGTCACAACCCCAGAACCACTCCCCACCGAccaccccctcctcaccctcaaAAACTGTGGTGAGTTAATAGGGTCATGAGAGAAACGGAGGGAGGAAGGCAGTTTACTGAGGCATCTCTGTTGTGTCGTCTATTGGTTTCTCTCTGATCGTTGTTGTGATATTTCCAGATTAATCAATCATATTCTTTTCTTATGTCTTCTCATTGAAATCAACCAGTTATTTTGCGACCAAATTTCTGCAGTGCGATCATGTCCCTGCTAATacatttcccctcctctctccacctgcaGTGGTCTTACCCCACATTGGCAGTGCCACCTACTCCACACGTGGCATCATGGCAGAGCTGTCCGCCAACAACCTGCTGGCAGGCCTACAGGGCACAGACATGCCCAGCGAACTCAAATTCTAGTGCTGCTCAACAACTATTCAACTCTGCCTCTGTCCTCCTTAGAATAATTTTGGTCACCCAATCAGTAGTCATTACCAGGAAGGTTAGAGCCCTAAGTGACCAGGAAATAAATCTGTGTTGGAGTATTGCAGTTGTATTAACATGCTTTCCAAACATGAAGGTCAACTTTTGCCTCTTGGTCTTAGATCTTACAATGTTTATAAGAAATAACTCATTTGTGGTATGTTGACTTGAATTTTGAAGGAGGAAGTGTATAGTATTAGTGTTTTTGAGAACATGCCTTGGCACTCTCTAACAGCGCTCCTAAGGGTCAGCCATTGCTTCCTTTGAAAGACATAGATAAGCACTACAATGAGTGCACACACTACTAATTCATTACAGTGGCCTTCTCGTTCTTATGAAACACTTTCTGTCAAATGTAATCGTACAAAATACTTAACTAAAATAGTAAATTAGTAGTTGTGATGGTAATGTTCCGTTGTTCTCATTCCAGTTGAGATGTGTGTTTTAACATATTGAGATGTAGCTCAGTTGTCTAGTTGTGCATAAGATAAACACTCCATCTCCAATTAATTTGTTTAAAATTCTATGATAAAACACTCCGTCTGTAGTCTAACACACTGTCATTCTGGCTTTGTTTTTTAATAAAGTGTTATGTTCAAAGTAGAAATGTGTGAACATATTATTTTCCCCATTAAATATAATTCTAGAGCCTTGAGTAAATTAACAATGAATAAAGTTACCAGAATAGAAcatgtgggctcccgagtggcgcagcggtgtaaggcactggatctcagtgcccgaggcgtcactacagaccctggtttgattccaggctgtatcacaaccggccgtgattgggagtcccatagggtggcgcactaTTGGCCCAgggtcatccgggttagggtttggccggggtaggccgtcattgtaagtaagaatttatccttaactgacttgcgtagttaaataaagacAAACATTAAAAGACAGTAGTCAGGGATCAATGTGGCTTATTTCCATCACTCTTCAATAGTGATCCTACTTAGAAATAGTGTGTGATGTAATGCATGGTAAATATTCTCTCTCAGAGTTCCATTCTCTCCCCACATGTTCTATGATAACACGTTGCATTTGATGTTACAGTCATCTTCTAgagtagacagtacagtacatatagtGCAGtaggaaagtattcataccccttcgcgttttccacattttgttacgttacagccttattctaaaatgtattaaatcatttcccccctcaatctacacacaatacaccataatgacaaagcgaaaacagttttttttaaatgtttgccaatttatgaaaaatataagtattcagactctttgctatgagactcggaattgagctcaggtgcatcctgtttccattgatcatccttaagatgtttctacaacttgattggagtccacctgtggtaaattcaatttgattggacatgatttggaaaggcacacacctgtctatataaggtcccacagttgacagggcatgtcagaacaaaaaccaagccatgaggtcgaaggaattgtccgtagagctccgagacaggattgtgtcaaggctcagatctggggaagggtaccaaaaaatgtctgcagcgttgaaggtcccccagaatacagtggcctccatcattcttcaatggaagaagtttgaaaccaccaagacccttcctagagctggtcgcccggccaaactgagcaatcaggggagaaggaccttggtcagggaggtgaccaagaacctgatggtcactctgatagagctcaagagttcctctgtggagatgggagaagcttccagaaagacaaccatctctgcagcactccaccaatcaggcctgtatggtagaatggccagatggaagtggggatgttttttagtagcaggaactgggagactagtcagggtcgaaggaaagatgaacggagcaaagtacagagagatccgtgatgaaaacctgctccagagcgctcaggacctcagactggggtgaaggttcaccttccaacaggacaacgaccctaagcacaaaggcaagacaacacaggagtggcttcgggacaagtctatgaatgtagcctagccagagcccggaattgaacatctctgtaaagacctgaaaatagctgaaaatagctgtgcagcgacgctccccatccaggatctgcagaaaataatctgaagagaataatgggagaaaatccccaaatacaggtgtgccaagctggtagcatcatacccaagaagactcaaggctttaatcgctgccaaaggtgcttaaacaaagtactgagtaaagggtctgaatacttatgtaataagtgatatttcatttatttcttttttttataaatatgcaaaaatgtctaaaaaactgtttttgctttgtcattatggggtattgtgtgttggcaatttaatcaattataaaataaggctgtaacataacaatgctgaaaaagtcaagaggtctgaaacctttccaaatgcattgtatgTGCTTTCCAAAATCATCAATTGTGTATGGGAACCTGTTagcattattatttatttttttccaatGTAAAACAGTgcaaaagtcaaatcaaattttattagtcacgtgccaaatacaacaggtgtagaccttacagtgaaatgcttacttacaagcccttaacaaacaaggcagtttaaaaaatatgaataagaaatcaaagtaacaagtaattaaagagcagcagtaaaataacaatagcgagactacagttgaagtcagaagtttacatacatttaggttggagtcattaaaactcgtttttcaaccactccacacatttcttgttaacaaacaatagttttggcaagtcagttaggacatctactttgtgcatgacacaatttttccaacaattgtttacagacagattatttcgctgtatcacaattccagtgtgtcagaagtttacatagactaactgtaacggtcgtcgtacgtagtggaccaaggcgcagcgggttgagtgctcataatgacttttatttaacacaaacaaaacaaaacaagcaaacgatcgaacgaacaggattgcaggctaaacacacagctatgcaaccacaacttcccacaaagggacaggtaaaaaaacaggctacctaagtatgactctcaatcagtaacaacgatgtacagctgttcctgattgagagccatgccaggccaacacaaagaaatacacaacatagatagatcCTAGAATACGAAAcaatagaacataacccaaaaccccggaatactctaaccaaacacccctctacataaacatatactaacaaaccccgaaccacataaaacaaatccccccctgccacgtcctgaccaaactacaataacaaataacccctttactggtcagaatgtgacagtacccccccccccccaaaggtgcagaccctggatgcacctcacacaaaaataaacaaaaataacccccccccaaactaaagggagggaagggagggtggctgccgtcaccgacggttcccatgctacaccccccctccccaatcatcctactgtggaggtggctcaggctctggccttagtcccccacctaacctgtccacccccgctgaatacctctggctgaggcacgtcgctgtagacctcgggctgaagcgctttgctgtagacctcgggcagaaggacgattctgggagctccggactgtagggcgactctagatgcgccgattccggactgtgggccgtctcactcggctccggactgtgggccgtctcactcggctccggactgtgggccgtctcactcggctccggactgtgggccgtctcactcggctccggactgtgggccgtctcactcggctccggactgtgggccatctctagacggggcactgtcgtcggacgcTCTGGgcggggcactgtttccggaagctctggacggggcactgtttccggaagctctggacggggcactgtttccggaagctctggacggggcactgttgccggaagctctggacggggcactgttgccggaagctctggacggggcactgttgccggaagctctggacggggcactgttgccggaagctctggacggggcactgttgccggaagctctggacggggcactgttgccggaagctctggacggggcactgttgccggaagctctggacggggcactgttgccggaagctctggacggggcactgttgccggaagctctggacggggcactgttgccggaagctctggacggggcactgttgccggaagctctggacggggcactgttgccggaagctctggacggggcactgttgccggaagctctggac
Coding sequences within it:
- the LOC115173400 gene encoding glyoxylate reductase/hydroxypyruvate reductase-like, whose amino-acid sequence is MHTAQKITKVFITRRIPQEGLKILSQAGVCKVSLWDSDEPVPRAELLKGVAGAHGLLCLLSDKIDTEVLDAAGPNLKVISTLSVGFDHMAMDEIKKRGVRVGYTPDVLTDATAELTVALLLATARRLPEGVVEVINGGWSTWKPLWLCGYGLSGSTVGVIGLGRIGMAIARRLKPFGVKKLLYSGRTAKSNAAEVEGEYVPLDTLVSESDFVVVSCALTPDTQGLCNKDFFCKMKNTAVFINTSRGAVVNQEDLYQALSSGQIACAGLDVTTPEPLPTDHPLLTLKNCVVLPHIGSATYSTRGIMAELSANNLLAGLQGTDMPSELKF